In Hevea brasiliensis isolate MT/VB/25A 57/8 chromosome 13, ASM3005281v1, whole genome shotgun sequence, a single genomic region encodes these proteins:
- the LOC131171893 gene encoding 60S ribosomal protein L39-like — MPSHKTFLIKKKLAKKMRQNRPIPHWIRMRTDNTIRYNAKRRHWRRTKLGF; from the exons ATG CCGTCACACAAGACCTTCCTCATCAAGAAAAAGCTGGCGAAGAAGATGAGGCAGAACAGGCCCATCCCTCACTGGATCCGCATGAGAACCGATAACACCATCAG GTACAACGCGAAGCGCAGGCACTGGCGCCGCactaagctagggttttga